CGTGAGAACCACGGGGCGCGGGGCTTATATTCGTGCAGTCCTTGCGCGTTCATCAAAAAACTATCTGCATTTATGGGAAACAGCGTCACACGTGCAGCACCCCCAAGGCTTCAGAAGATCAGAAAGCAGATACAGAAGTTCCCGCGAGGACGTAAAGCGGTGGTTTTCAAGAAAGATGAGCGCGAAAATTTACTGCTGTGGTGGAGTGAGAACCTGTCGTCAGTGTGACGCTCAGCACAACGTAGAGGAGAACGATATGAGGTTGTGACCTCAACAAAGCGTATCGACGCCCTTCTTCTGCGCGTATGCGGTGAACAACTTTACAGAAAGTCCGAAAAGTGTTCACTTTCaaggctttttttgtttatccaAAAGAGAAGGAACGTGGTGAGTGATGACATTACAGCAACAGCtctttctctaaaatttaTGTCACCCTAGAACGCGCAGCGACGTAAATAAGCACCTATGACGCCGCTTTGGAAAGCTGAGAGCACTAGCATTAGCATTGGTTTAAAACAAATGTGACACCGCGAGGGCTCCACGTCGGTTCAATTTCATGCGATGAAATTCCCGCATGTTCACTCGTACATGTACTTTTCCTCAAAGCTCTCCAAAGAAACATCCCACGCTGTTTAAgccccacgcgaaaggagaaaccactTGGCGGCTCTCGCACGCGATCGGTACAAATAGAAGCACTACCGGCACACGCTCGAACGAATCGGcgaacaacgggagtcaaggtgatacttttcagaattttcctagtttttttcgaCTCAAACAGATAAGGAAGTGATTCCCATCAAGATACTGTAGACATCCGTGCAAGTGAAAGTTTAACAAATTTTGACGGGGAGTAATTGAAGTGCACCTCCCATGAGTGAAATTTGTTCCCGGCAAAGGATTTTGACTGCGTTCGGCAAAGCATTGCGAAAGTGAGGCCCTGGTgcaaaaagacaaaagataAAATTCGTGGGTTTCCGAGAATCACTCTTTTTGGGATGCATCAACGCATtgcctttctttattatttttctctctcctTCCCGTTCAACTAAATGATCCGATTGGCTAAGAGAAAGCCAGTTTTCATCATGTTCTAGGAATTTCAATTAAACCATAACACGGCAGTGAACTGCAAAACATGTTGTAAAATATGGCGCCGGCTTATTACGTCTAATTCTGAGAGAAATGTTATGAAGTTGAGGGAAGAGCGGAATGATACTCTGCTACCGGCTGCTTAATTCTAAAATAACTAAAGAAAATCGAACGTCAAACAGTGAGGTGGCAGGGATGATGTTGGTTGCACTTCGTTCGACGTTTATTGTGGAGGAATTTCGCATTTAGCGTAAACCCAGTCACGCAAATTCCATGTAGAAGTAAAAAACCGAACATCATGAACATGGGCGGCTTCTTGGATCTTCTCCCagctatagtcggatcaaaacgagcGGAGGGTCGATACGCTCAAAGTGGCGCAGACGAACCCACTGGTTGAGATGGAGAAGGGACCCATGCTggcaccattcatcgctgcagttcgggTGAAGCTAGCGATTGCCCGGCCCCGATCTCAACCGCTCGAACACGTTACGttccgagcgcagccacttacgcagctgcactgagcttcaagGTTGCTTTGACCCGGTTATACCTACgtagtagtttttcttttgttctcacCTGGAAAGACGAGACGGCTTATCCGCAACTTTGCCGAGGTGAGTCATCCTTGGACATATCGGAGCTCATCTTGTGAAATCTTCCGCATGAGCTCCCACAACTCCCACAAAATCTATTCGTCCGTCACTTTCCATACACTGTGAAACATTACGTGACGCCTGAGCTGCCTGTAGATGTCAAAATTCTTCAGATCTTCCCTCACCGCTTCCGTCCAGTACTTTCTTTTAGGTTTAGGTGGCCTTCTCCTGTTTAGGTCTGGGACCATCTTCAAGTAAACTTGGACGAGAAGGCCTGATGGTCTCCTTATAATGCGACCAAGACagcgaagacggttttttGCGGTTACTCAAGAGAGTGGGCTTTAGAATTCTCAAGATCCAGAGTTTCTGTTCTCTGCGACCACTCTGACGTACATAGGCGCTtcttgacgacgttgagcgAAATTCTTCCACCAGTTTGTTGTACTCGTTCCTTACAGCTATCGTGCAGCTTTCTACTTTCCTCTCATCAATATTAACGCAGTCGATGGCGTAGTCTCCAATACTGATGACGGACCGACctctgatgcgtgtttcctgcactGCAGCAAACGACACACACAGATATCGTAGAATTCTAGTCGGGGCTGCTGGCTGTTCGTTCGGCAGCGATCTGCAATTCAGCGAAACAGATGTTTGTACCCGAAGATTCCATGTTCTCTCTATACGTTTCACCTATGAGAGTTTGGGCTCTGCCAGTGGGCTGGACTACAGCACACTGGAATGCCTGGAAACCacaaaaaattatccaaaaaagcgacaaaattctagaaaatcttGTTTAGGATTCGCATACGCATATCCTGAAGGCAAGAGTAAAGGAGTGTTTTGCATGTTATAAGTCAGTTTTAGCTCAATTGTTCACATTGTCTGCTTTGTAAGCTATGACAGGGAACTGATCATTGGTACCTGGCCATAAGGGCATTAGGCTACGTATTCAGTGCAGTATTTCTGAGCACTGGGCTCAATTGGAGATTTAGAAGAGCTGCTCCTGTCCTAGAACAACAAAACGAGGCAAACAGTGCACCAGATTTCAGAGAAGACGACTTCGCTGGCCAGTACAAGTGTTAAATGACTAGCTTAGAATAACTTTCTGTTTTCCTCTCGTTCGACAATTACTCCTGAACAAGCTATGGGTCacagtttattttcaaaacacaaGTGCATTCGTGTAGACTCATGCTGTTTAAACAAAAACGCTCTTGTTATTCATTTCTGCTCAGAAACGATGATATTCTGTCGAGAACGGATTCCCAGTTGTCCTAGTTATTAAAATTTGCTTCGCTTCTCACAACTCTCCCAGcattgaagagaagaaatttcaaattattagAAGAGACGGATGCAGAACCGTTCGGAATTCCAGAGAAAGAACACAGAACAGAAGTGAAGAAGTTGAAAAGGAAGGGGGAAATACCGCGTGCATGCTAACACTGGATAGTTGTACGCGTATCACCTTTCCCCACACAGAAAATCTTTGTTGAAAGATCTCTTTTCGGAGGCTACTCTTAATGTCCTCTTAAGGATAAGGACAGTGCCTGGGGCAGCTTTTTGTGTTAGAGTGTCCTCACTGGTGGATAAGGTTTTCGACATAGTCTTGACATATTTGCAGAAAAGCAGGAGCATCCAACAAAACCTGTGAGCAGGAGCTCCAGACTAAACTGCTTATTCAACGGAGCTTCCCTTTACAGccataaaaggataaaggataaagtcactggcacttgggatgcgccaacgcattacTGGAATTACTTGTGgaattttactggaattcgtaattgttgaggttttggaacgcgtgttggcctatacaatgtcttgcgagggccagccgatgcgtcaagtcagtgtttttatcctcccagacaagtctggtaccaatttatcgaccccggagggatcaaaggcttggtttgcactagggtagggtttcgaaccctcgaccgtgtgcctacaacggacctctaaccgactgcgccacacaaTTCTATCAGTAACACATGATATACCGTTCTCTTTACGTCATTTATGTGGTGTAAAAATCTGCATCGTCGGGCAAACCGATCAACCTTGGACTCATGATCCATCTGAGTTGTACATGTGTAGGGGATAGTGCGAGTCTTGTGGCGACACGTCCGTACTAAACACGCTCCAATCTCCGCTCACCACTGGAGAGAACTCAACTTTTCAAGAGTTGGAAATTCTGTTGTCCTTCACACATACAGTGAATCCTGATCGGTTGCAACTTTCTCACTTGCATCCATCTTAAGACCAGGATGAAAGCCTGACAAATAATGGCTGGGTCAGCTCGACTTTTGTACCCTCGTTAACTGAGTCTTTCGATAGTTTCTTCTCAGGTGGCACAATGTCTTCAAGCTCTCTTAAAATGAATTCTAGTCAAGGGGTTCTTAGTTCACTCTCGTTCAAAGCAGAAAGTCCCAAATCATCcgatttattcttcattccGTGATAATTCCATCCACTGAGCTGAGTGTCCACGGTTGGGGAAAGATACTGTTCGCATGGAGGCAAACCTGAAGCTGAATGAGGTGTCAAACGTATTACCTCAAAGTAGCGGTTAATTTTTTAGCTGCGGCGGTTAAGTTGTGAAACGGCGCATCGTACCTCAACGGAAGAGCACATTGAATTACTATCGAAGGAGAACGTGTAGgaattcttccaaaatttaTTCTAGAGTATTTAGGTGAAGTAAAAGTGAGTAAAAGCAAGGATTTTCCGTCACCAGTGAATTGTGACGTTATTTCGTAGGATATATCCAACATGCAGAGGACCGTCGTTTATGGGGGCGGTGCGAGCGCCGGCTGCTTCGTCGCCCTTCTCATAGGGTGGATCTTGCCCTATAGCTCGTAGGTGGACATCCTACATTTCTGTGCAACACATATCTGTCTGCTGACCTCTACTCTTTTGACTGATAGTTTTGCGGCCGTCTCGAACCACTGTGTTATGGTGAAAAAGATCCCAGGTTGAAATTTCAACTCTAGGAACGCGTTTTTTTACCATGCTTTTTACCTTTGAAAGCGACACATTCGTTTCCCGGTTGTCTTGAGGGTAATCTCGTTCCAACTGGTTCAAAACGCACAGCTCCGCTTATGGATGAGCTATTCATCTAAAGGCAgtattccacgaatctgacatcgTGACGGTCCACGGCAAAGGCTAGaaatggagttgtagattgcgggatcaggggtggttccgctcaaccCTCTCctatcgtcctaaaaaacgtcATGGGAACTGCTTCAATTCCTGCGAGGAACGGTAGAAGGTTCCTCTGTGTGTACGTTCTGGTGCCCTCAGCAATCTATTCATTGGTTAACTTGGGAAGGCAGTCAgtgagaactcactggcttttgACCGCTGCGCAGTTGGATGCAACGCGTGTAcaagtggagcgttgcaactggaATCGTCGTTAAAAACGGGTCTTTTACACCTTTTTTGCCACGATTGGGGAGAAACGGGCGGAACCATccttgatcccgcaatctacgactccgtatagagTTTTTCCGTCGAAAATCTGTACCAagtcagattcctggggtgatgcctttaagggacaCGACCCCATCACGACTCCAAAATATTGCTGTTGCAAAAGTCAGTGACTGAAACAAGTAGTTACGACTACGAGAGCAAAAGAAGTTCTGGCCGGAAACAATTTTtggctttcattttttcatgtgaTACTGTGGTGGATTGAGAAACAAGAAgtctaaattattattttcaacttCAAGAGTTagaacaatcaaaaaaaaaatcgaacaacTTCCTTTAGTTTTTTCAGCAAGGAAACCGTTCAATTTTACAGTTCCAAAAGATAGAAACATTTCTCTTCAGAAGAGCCAAATAAACAcagaaggaagaagtgagTATGCAGcggctatttttttcaaaataatgaaagagccaacgttgttttttttccagtgtaGTAAAAATTGTTCGGGAATCAAATAGTTTGCGAGTATGCAAGAATGAGATTGTGGaggtaagattttttttttgttgaaaaaagcagCTGGTAGCCGACAGTTGTTTCTGCAAAAACCTAGTGTTATTCTCTTTCAATTACATTTTCAGGTGATTCCGACAAACCGTGGAGTATGAACAAGGTTTATGCACGccaagaaatgaatgaaatggcCAATTTTTCTAGTGCTCGAAATCGCTGAAGTATACAAGTGGCAGaaatttctctcttatttcCACATATTCCGCAGAAATACTGGCGCTACTTACACAACTAGGAACTGTTCCACAGAGATTGTTGTCACAATCGTTCGCATCATTGCTTTGTTGGGATGCTACCAACGATCTAAAGGAGGTCACAGCTTTCCGTCGTATAATTTTCAGCTGCACGCGCTTAAATGCAATTAACTCAACAAAACTAACTTGTAGCTAGTTGACGGCGTTAGCGTATACAAATATTTATGGTGATGGGTGAAGACTCCCTCAAAGCGGAATACGAGCATTTTTGTTGTCATACTACTTTCTACTAGCAAATTCATGACAAATGAAATTTCgtcaatttattttgtttttaaagacAGCCGTTTCACGAAATCGACACAGTGTGCAAACcagatggaaaacatagagttcgggtaTTGCCCATGAATATAAGCGTGGTCCCATTCAGTCCCGgctaatcgttctgaaaaatggCATGGGAAAGGGCGTTGGTTCCCAGGAGCTAAGTTGGAACGTTCCAATCTTGTGCGCGCGCAGGGTCCACCTGCGAGCGGGCGAAGATAAACAAGGTCTCCTCAGCactctatttatttaaacCCTATGAATAGGCAGCTGAGGGAACCAGAGCAGGTAGAAAGGTGGCTGAATCCATTCTTTCCATCAGTTTTTTCACACCGCGTCCATATGTTGCCTTCAACAGTTTTTGCTTTCTCTGTGTGCTGGTAAGCCGTTCAGGGATTCTTGGTTTGCCACCTCGCTTACTCTACTATCACATCGCCCAGCTTCCTTTAAAAATCCATTCGTTTTAGTATAAATGGGACATCCAAGCCCTGATAGAAGCAACAGTTGGTCTACATTATTTTACTAccagccggacttcaggcattttttggtgttcgcttcgctcgccttgaccgataaataaaaaataatagtagcggcattttttttttgtaaaattagagttcttttctttctattaacgctttcttcaatttttttttgctcgaaaatttaagcatagatgatttaatggtttttccctagacgcatcagttctatatttggagaacaatcaaacttcattttacatctattttaCTCTAAagcctccacaatttggaaacattattcaaagtttgagtttcctccgttctcaactttTAACAAAGaacgatgtgctaacatgaaatgaagtgaatatcactatcgtagtgataaaaacaacgttctacgtcagatcgcgtaaactgttggctactatctATTGTATTCAAGCCGCCGTTCGCACGTCTGTTTCCTCCCTTTGagaaaaggatgttagcagcgttagggagacatgctgggaaatagatatgtgaaggaaccacagaaacccattctaccgccttAGGGCTCCCGCGACGTAGCGGAAACCgtctctccccactctataactttctggcaccggcgcaccattctgaCCCCAtgggacccatcgcaccccattttgcAACTATCTGGCtctagcgcaccaaaccgacgccatattATCcgtttccctctctttttggaattttttgactgagacacacacatacacagacgcacacacgtgacagaataaaacCGTTATTATACaccatgatagtttgcaaatttggaagtatgcattcacataaaagtttatttaccttcaATAACATATGAGGGaaactaaatttttcttatcaAAGACAACATAGATGATTACATATTACATAGGTAAT
This window of the Necator americanus strain Aroian chromosome III, whole genome shotgun sequence genome carries:
- a CDS encoding hypothetical protein (NECATOR_CHRIII.G10612.T1), which produces MNSSSISGAVRFEPVGTRLPSRQPGNECVAFKGIPVCCSPAHWQSPNSHRSLPNEQPAAPTRILRYLCVSFAAVQETRIRGRSVISIGDYAIDCVNIDERKVESCTIAVRNEYNKLVEEFRSTSSRSAYVRQSGRREQKLWILRILKPTLLSNRKKPSSLSWSHYKETIRPSRPSLLEDGPRPKQEKAT